Proteins encoded together in one Oceanobacillus iheyensis HTE831 window:
- the addA gene encoding helicase-exonuclease AddAB subunit AddA — translation MVNWTKEQEEAIYTSGSDILVAAAAGSGKTAVLVERIIQKLLAEHNPTNIDALLVVTFTNAAAQEMRNRVGAALEQALAANPSSIHLKKQLSLLQRASISTLHSFCLDIVKKNAYILDIDPSFRIADDMEMDLLKQEVLDDLLEEWYGDSNPNQDSFFEVVNRFTSDRSDAEMEELIRSLHTFAMQSPWPNQWLDKLVQTYNIPEEWTEEELPWMNVLRDEVSRQLDAVSQEIDIAYSITQEADGPYHYAKTIEEEKAIIQEALKNMESWKYLQQSMLQVKFGKLSGKKVDCDEEKKTKVKKLRDSYKKRFQKMQEVWFARNLDAHVYDMRVLAPVIKHLVELVKQFQDSFAKVKKEKAVVDFSDLEHYCLQILIDESSTEEEVIPSTVAMQLQRQFTEVLVDEYQDTNMVQETILQLISDRQGSGNMFMVGDVKQSIYRFRHAEPSLFIDKYKRFSNSDDPSIRIDLARNFRSRENVLLGANYIFRQLFDEDLGEISYDDAAELIYGNKMYDDHPLEAKPELLLIDNNSEDVEQSDNEETVEDLEKAQIEARAYAKQIKNWIGTPEDEIPMQVVDKATGKQRDLQYKDIVILMRSMTWASTIADELQQQGIPTYADLSTGYFEAIEIKVMLSFLKVIDNPRQDIPLASILRSPIIGLEEDQLASIRLADRKASFYEAVQRYLQNEQDNSDTVKSLIRFMEMLNDFRQSARQGSLSELIWDIYRETGYYDFVGAIPGGKQRQANLRALYDRARGYESTSFRGLYRFLRFIERMEERGKDLGAARALSEQEDVVRIMTIHKSKGLEFPIVILGGMNKEFNQRDLSEKYLLHKDLGFASKYIDPVKRIQYPTLYYHAVRQAKFRDMLSEEIRVLYVALTRAKEKLLMVGTVPSIEKKLEKWQRIVDHPSWVLPAYFRMESKTYLDWVGPALLRHVGSEKIRTENIGNQVLESINQDPSDWQITMNHALDYMDMKDSSMDNDDNLKEKVFNWESVETEQEGLKNDVDARLSYEYAYKQATVFRAKQSVTELKRQQEVKDDYSDQQILPPSHGPIGKRPNFLQKKLKLSPAEKGTALHTVMQHLPMTHVLSEPEIEENIEKMVLEEKLTRMEADSINIRAVERFFHTEIASKIISGNDMHREVPFSIMLPASEVYANWKDQSNEKVLIQGVIDCLLQADTGWIILDYKTDFIEDNPTSQKEQELIHRYQTQMTLYRRAIEQIWKQPVEQTYLYFFSQQLLIEVPYRD, via the coding sequence ATGGTTAATTGGACCAAGGAACAAGAAGAGGCAATATATACAAGTGGTTCGGATATATTAGTTGCTGCTGCAGCTGGATCTGGTAAGACAGCTGTATTGGTAGAACGAATTATTCAAAAATTGTTGGCAGAGCATAATCCTACAAACATTGATGCATTATTAGTAGTGACATTTACCAACGCTGCAGCTCAAGAAATGAGAAACCGAGTTGGAGCGGCTCTAGAACAAGCTTTGGCCGCAAACCCTAGCTCTATTCATTTGAAAAAACAGTTGTCTTTACTACAACGAGCATCTATTTCGACGCTACATTCTTTTTGTCTGGACATTGTAAAGAAGAATGCATATATTCTTGATATTGACCCTTCGTTCAGGATTGCGGATGATATGGAAATGGATTTACTGAAGCAAGAAGTGCTTGATGATTTATTAGAAGAATGGTATGGAGATTCTAATCCAAATCAAGACAGTTTTTTTGAGGTTGTTAATCGATTTACAAGTGATCGTTCGGATGCAGAGATGGAAGAATTAATTCGAAGTTTGCATACATTTGCAATGCAAAGTCCATGGCCAAACCAATGGCTAGATAAGCTGGTGCAAACGTATAATATACCAGAAGAATGGACGGAAGAAGAATTACCTTGGATGAATGTATTAAGAGATGAAGTGTCACGACAATTGGATGCGGTTAGTCAAGAAATAGATATCGCTTATTCCATAACACAAGAAGCTGATGGACCTTATCATTATGCAAAAACAATCGAAGAGGAAAAGGCTATCATCCAAGAAGCACTGAAAAATATGGAATCATGGAAGTATCTTCAACAGTCTATGTTACAAGTGAAGTTCGGTAAACTATCTGGTAAAAAAGTAGACTGTGATGAAGAGAAAAAAACGAAGGTGAAAAAGTTACGTGATAGTTATAAGAAGCGATTTCAAAAAATGCAAGAAGTATGGTTTGCTAGAAATTTAGATGCACATGTATATGATATGAGAGTGCTCGCACCGGTGATTAAACATCTTGTTGAATTAGTAAAACAATTTCAGGATTCCTTTGCAAAAGTGAAGAAAGAAAAAGCTGTAGTTGATTTTTCAGATTTAGAACATTATTGCTTACAAATTTTAATCGATGAATCATCAACTGAGGAAGAAGTGATCCCTTCAACGGTTGCGATGCAGTTACAGAGGCAATTTACAGAAGTGCTCGTTGATGAATACCAAGATACAAATATGGTACAGGAAACCATTTTACAATTAATTAGTGATCGTCAAGGAAGCGGAAATATGTTCATGGTTGGTGATGTGAAACAAAGTATTTATCGTTTCCGTCATGCTGAACCATCATTATTTATAGATAAGTACAAACGTTTTTCTAATTCGGACGACCCATCGATTCGAATAGATTTAGCGAGAAATTTTCGAAGCAGAGAAAATGTCCTGTTAGGTGCGAATTATATCTTTCGTCAATTATTTGATGAAGATCTTGGGGAAATTAGCTATGATGATGCAGCCGAACTTATATACGGAAATAAGATGTATGACGACCATCCACTAGAAGCAAAGCCTGAATTACTATTAATTGATAACAATAGTGAAGACGTTGAACAATCCGACAATGAAGAGACAGTGGAAGATTTAGAAAAAGCTCAGATTGAAGCCCGAGCCTATGCGAAACAAATTAAAAATTGGATAGGTACACCAGAAGATGAAATTCCAATGCAAGTAGTCGACAAAGCAACAGGTAAACAAAGGGATTTACAATATAAGGATATCGTTATTTTAATGCGATCGATGACATGGGCATCAACAATTGCTGATGAGCTACAACAGCAAGGTATACCAACGTATGCAGATTTGTCTACGGGTTACTTTGAAGCAATAGAAATTAAAGTGATGTTAAGCTTTTTAAAAGTCATCGATAACCCTAGACAAGATATTCCATTAGCTTCCATACTTCGTTCACCAATTATCGGGCTAGAAGAAGATCAGCTTGCTTCCATTCGATTAGCTGATCGAAAAGCTAGTTTTTATGAAGCTGTTCAGCGCTATTTACAAAATGAGCAAGATAATAGTGACACTGTAAAGTCGTTAATACGCTTTATGGAGATGTTAAATGATTTTCGTCAGTCTGCTCGACAGGGTTCTTTATCAGAACTGATTTGGGATATTTACCGGGAGACCGGTTATTATGATTTCGTTGGTGCCATACCAGGTGGAAAACAACGCCAAGCCAACTTGCGAGCTTTATATGACCGAGCTCGAGGGTATGAATCAACTTCTTTCCGCGGTTTATATCGTTTTTTACGATTTATCGAACGAATGGAAGAAAGAGGGAAGGACTTAGGAGCTGCTCGTGCCTTAAGTGAGCAGGAAGATGTTGTTCGGATTATGACCATTCATAAGAGTAAAGGATTGGAATTTCCTATCGTGATTCTAGGAGGAATGAATAAAGAATTTAATCAACGGGATTTATCAGAGAAATATCTTCTTCATAAAGACTTAGGATTTGCCAGTAAATACATTGATCCTGTTAAACGAATTCAATATCCTACTCTTTACTATCATGCTGTAAGACAAGCTAAATTTCGGGATATGTTATCCGAAGAAATACGTGTGTTATACGTTGCGTTAACACGCGCAAAAGAAAAACTATTAATGGTAGGGACGGTTCCTTCTATAGAGAAAAAACTTGAAAAATGGCAACGTATTGTTGATCATCCAAGTTGGGTGTTACCAGCATATTTTCGTATGGAATCGAAAACGTATCTTGACTGGGTAGGGCCTGCGTTATTGAGGCATGTTGGATCAGAAAAAATCAGGACTGAAAATATAGGAAATCAAGTCTTGGAATCCATTAATCAGGATCCATCAGATTGGCAAATTACAATGAATCATGCTTTAGATTATATGGACATGAAAGACTCTTCTATGGATAACGATGACAATTTGAAAGAAAAAGTATTTAATTGGGAAAGCGTAGAAACCGAACAAGAAGGTTTAAAGAACGATGTAGACGCGCGATTGTCATATGAATATGCTTATAAACAAGCAACAGTATTTCGTGCGAAACAATCAGTGACGGAATTAAAAAGGCAACAAGAGGTAAAGGATGACTATAGTGACCAACAAATCTTGCCGCCATCACATGGTCCAATCGGGAAGAGACCTAATTTCTTACAGAAGAAACTGAAACTATCTCCAGCTGAAAAAGGTACAGCATTGCACACAGTTATGCAACATTTACCGATGACACATGTATTGTCAGAACCAGAGATCGAAGAAAATATAGAGAAAATGGTGCTCGAAGAAAAGCTAACACGAATGGAAGCAGATAGTATTAATATTCGAGCAGTCGAGCGGTTCTTTCACACGGAGATTGCGTCAAAAATTATCAGTGGAAATGATATGCATCGGGAAGTCCCATTTAGTATCATGCTTCCGGCAAGTGAAGTCTATGCCAACTGGAAAGATCAATCGAATGAAAAAGTACTTATACAGGGAGTAATCGATTGTTTACTTCAGGCGGATACAGGCTGGATTATTTTAGACTATAAAACAGACTTTATTGAAGACAACCCTACTTCTCAAAAAGAACAGGAATTAATACATCGTTATCAAACGCAAATGACGTTATACAGGCGAGCAATTGAGCAAATTTGGAAGCAGCCTGTAGAGCAAACGTATCTTTACTTCTTTTCACAGCAGTTATTAATAGAAGTACCGTACAGGGATTGA
- a CDS encoding DUF418 domain-containing protein yields the protein MSTYPIKDSQRLNWIDAARGFAIFGIFMVNIGAFSAPYFLYGGETEIWTSKMDSLILFIMDVFFQASFYTLFSILFGFGIQLQKDRLVEKGISVNRFFIRRLTVLTIIGLIHAIGIWHGDILFTYGVVGFLLLVYFNVKDRTIVVNIISLLGVFVGLFTLLMYQVRDYLDTANQGLIIQAMNNYSSDSLSRIWEQNLHDWQLSNGGINILFLAGVILPMFLIGMYAARKKWFHHPEKYQQKLTVIWFISFIGFIVLKLGPYLFGNPSWFSYVQDNIGGAASAIFYVTSITLLWKKEWFRQLMVPLQAVGKMAMTNYLCQSIISFWLFYGVGFGLYGKIDPLIQLVLVIVIFILQMIASVWWMKKFRFGPFEWLWRTLTYGKKQPFRRET from the coding sequence ATGTCTACGTATCCAATTAAAGATAGTCAACGTTTAAACTGGATTGACGCAGCAAGAGGTTTTGCTATTTTCGGCATCTTTATGGTTAATATTGGTGCCTTCTCTGCCCCTTATTTTTTATATGGTGGAGAAACAGAGATATGGACTTCAAAAATGGATTCGTTGATATTATTTATCATGGATGTGTTTTTCCAAGCGAGTTTTTATACATTATTTTCAATTCTTTTTGGTTTTGGTATACAACTTCAAAAAGATCGCTTAGTAGAAAAAGGAATTTCCGTCAATCGATTTTTTATTCGGCGATTAACTGTCTTAACAATTATCGGTCTCATTCATGCAATAGGGATATGGCATGGGGATATCTTATTTACTTATGGAGTCGTTGGTTTTCTACTGTTAGTTTACTTTAATGTAAAGGATCGAACCATAGTGGTGAATATCATTAGTCTATTGGGAGTATTTGTAGGGTTATTTACGCTATTGATGTATCAGGTTAGAGATTATTTAGATACAGCAAATCAAGGGCTTATTATACAAGCTATGAATAACTATTCTAGTGATTCATTATCTCGAATTTGGGAACAAAACCTACATGATTGGCAATTATCAAATGGTGGAATAAATATTCTTTTCTTAGCAGGTGTTATACTTCCGATGTTTCTTATCGGTATGTATGCTGCTCGAAAAAAATGGTTCCATCACCCAGAGAAATATCAACAAAAATTAACAGTGATTTGGTTTATTTCTTTCATTGGTTTTATCGTTTTAAAATTAGGACCATATCTATTTGGTAATCCGTCCTGGTTTTCATATGTGCAAGATAATATTGGTGGCGCAGCTTCTGCAATTTTTTATGTCACTAGTATTACGCTATTATGGAAGAAAGAATGGTTTCGCCAATTAATGGTTCCGTTACAAGCCGTAGGAAAAATGGCAATGACTAACTACTTATGTCAGTCTATTATCAGTTTTTGGCTCTTTTATGGAGTTGGGTTTGGATTATACGGGAAAATAGATCCACTGATACAATTGGTTCTTGTAATAGTTATATTTATTTTACAAATGATAGCTAGTGTGTGGTGGATGAAAAAATTTCGGTTTGGTCCTTTTGAATGGTTATGGCGTACACTTACCTATGGAAAAAAACAACCATTCCGTAGGGAAACTTGA
- a CDS encoding YisL family protein — MTHMHITSWALGLILFIIALVMYKKGNQKPAKIIHMILRLMFILIIITGGILTWDYIQGYGMPILGEALVKALAGLWLVAMMEMILTGKAKGKPTTAKWVQFSIALVLVIVLGFFRLPMGFLFI, encoded by the coding sequence ATGACACATATGCACATTACATCATGGGCATTAGGGCTAATTTTGTTTATTATTGCACTTGTTATGTACAAAAAAGGAAACCAAAAACCAGCAAAAATAATTCATATGATTTTACGACTTATGTTTATTCTCATCATTATTACAGGTGGAATACTAACCTGGGATTACATTCAGGGTTACGGAATGCCTATCCTTGGCGAAGCATTAGTTAAAGCACTTGCAGGATTATGGCTAGTAGCGATGATGGAAATGATTCTTACTGGAAAAGCAAAAGGAAAACCAACTACAGCGAAATGGGTACAATTTTCCATAGCGTTAGTTTTAGTAATTGTATTAGGTTTCTTCCGCTTACCAATGGGCTTTCTATTTATTTAA
- a CDS encoding alpha-amylase family glycosyl hydrolase — translation MLNRNKLLLLLTVIFVLLPVTNVNAEEPINIHNEIIYDILVDRFNNGDSEETEEIAVDDPNAYHGGDIKGIIDQLDRLKEMGITTISLSPLMTNQQNGYHGYWVLDYFEIDEQLGTMEDLNQLIEQAHQRDMKVVMDMVINYAAASHEVTEDETKADWWTEPSYTAASWSANALQWNLNQPEVAENMINVADYWMEETEIDGFTLHAVDQAPIDFLQEYTQHIKETDEEFYLIGDILDPESANIQELEETPLDIVANPMLHERLKQVFSDVDNPVSEVYHQWENLETDSPLITIDNFTEERFTNAYSKNQRNSLTAWTLALTYMYTTPGTPLIVQGTELPMYGGDEEESQRLVPFNSGDPELKEFHTRIASLRNEFPALRQGDIELVDTVDSMIVYKRSYEGQTMYVAINNGSESAYVDVTDVDANKELRGHLQDNLVRENQEGNHRIGIPRESVEVYEVQDDHGLNWWFIGFIVMVILAFIAGVIYLTIKQRKREKK, via the coding sequence ATGTTAAATAGAAATAAATTGCTTCTATTGCTTACAGTGATTTTTGTTTTATTGCCTGTAACTAATGTAAACGCAGAAGAACCAATCAATATACATAATGAAATTATTTATGATATTTTAGTTGATCGTTTTAATAATGGAGATTCTGAGGAAACGGAAGAAATTGCTGTGGATGACCCGAATGCATACCACGGTGGCGATATTAAAGGTATAATTGATCAACTAGATCGACTAAAGGAAATGGGGATTACTACCATTTCATTATCCCCTTTAATGACTAATCAACAGAATGGTTATCACGGATATTGGGTCCTTGATTATTTTGAAATAGACGAGCAATTAGGAACCATGGAAGATCTTAATCAGTTGATTGAACAAGCACATCAACGTGATATGAAAGTAGTTATGGATATGGTAATCAATTATGCTGCAGCATCACATGAAGTAACAGAAGACGAAACTAAAGCTGATTGGTGGACGGAACCTTCTTACACAGCTGCATCTTGGTCTGCTAATGCACTTCAATGGAATTTGAATCAACCTGAAGTTGCGGAGAATATGATAAATGTTGCAGACTACTGGATGGAAGAGACGGAGATAGATGGTTTTACGTTACATGCTGTTGATCAAGCGCCAATTGACTTTCTTCAAGAATATACACAACATATAAAAGAAACAGATGAAGAATTTTATTTAATAGGAGATATATTAGATCCAGAATCTGCTAACATTCAAGAATTAGAAGAAACACCTCTGGATATTGTAGCTAATCCTATGCTGCATGAACGGTTAAAACAAGTATTCTCTGATGTGGATAATCCAGTTTCTGAGGTGTACCATCAATGGGAGAATTTAGAGACAGACTCTCCGTTAATTACAATTGATAATTTTACAGAAGAACGTTTTACCAATGCATATTCGAAGAACCAACGAAATTCACTGACAGCATGGACACTAGCATTGACATATATGTATACTACACCAGGAACACCTCTAATTGTTCAAGGTACGGAGTTGCCAATGTATGGTGGAGATGAAGAGGAGTCTCAGCGACTTGTACCATTTAATAGTGGGGACCCAGAATTGAAAGAATTTCATACTAGAATAGCGTCTTTACGAAATGAATTTCCTGCACTACGACAAGGTGACATTGAACTAGTCGATACCGTTGATTCGATGATAGTCTATAAAAGAAGTTATGAAGGCCAAACGATGTATGTTGCGATTAACAATGGAAGTGAGTCTGCTTATGTAGATGTAACTGATGTTGATGCTAATAAAGAGTTACGCGGCCACTTACAAGATAATTTGGTTCGTGAAAACCAAGAAGGGAATCATCGAATTGGAATACCACGTGAATCTGTAGAAGTGTATGAAGTACAGGATGATCATGGTCTTAACTGGTGGTTTATTGGATTTATTGTTATGGTTATTTTGGCCTTTATTGCTGGAGTTATCTATTTGACAATAAAACAACGCAAGAGAGAAAAGAAATAA
- a CDS encoding SDR family oxidoreductase — translation MEKKNGKITPPAQVQSKQPGVESKMTPTPQFIHESYEGSNKLKGKVAVITGGDSGIGKSVSVHYAKEGADIAILYLDEHEDAEETKRLVEQEGRKCILINGDIGNQSFCEAAATEVLDNFGKVDILVNNAAEQHPQQTLMDISSEQLEKTFQTNVFSMFYLTKAILPNLKKGSAIINTTSVTAYEGNPVLIDYSSTKGAIVSFTRALSNDLAEKGIRVNAVAPGPIWTPLIPASFNKQQVDEFGGNTPMKRPGQPSELGPAYVYLASEDSSYMSGQTLHINGGKVVNG, via the coding sequence ATGGAGAAAAAAAACGGGAAAATAACCCCACCTGCACAAGTTCAAAGCAAGCAACCAGGTGTAGAATCCAAGATGACCCCAACACCTCAATTTATTCATGAATCATATGAAGGAAGTAATAAATTAAAAGGGAAAGTGGCAGTCATCACGGGTGGTGATAGTGGTATTGGTAAATCTGTTAGTGTCCATTATGCAAAAGAAGGTGCAGATATTGCTATTCTATACTTGGATGAACATGAAGATGCTGAGGAAACAAAACGATTAGTGGAACAAGAAGGTCGTAAATGCATACTTATTAATGGTGATATTGGTAATCAATCGTTTTGTGAGGCTGCAGCAACTGAAGTTTTAGATAACTTTGGCAAAGTTGATATTCTTGTTAATAACGCAGCTGAACAGCATCCTCAACAAACTCTAATGGATATTTCCAGTGAACAACTAGAAAAAACATTTCAAACGAATGTCTTTAGTATGTTTTATCTGACAAAAGCAATTCTACCTAATTTAAAAAAAGGGAGCGCCATTATTAATACAACTTCTGTAACAGCTTACGAAGGTAATCCTGTGCTTATCGATTATTCTTCAACCAAAGGCGCTATTGTGTCTTTCACTCGTGCTTTATCAAATGACCTTGCAGAAAAAGGTATACGAGTGAACGCAGTTGCTCCTGGCCCAATTTGGACACCACTTATCCCTGCGTCATTTAATAAACAGCAAGTTGATGAATTTGGCGGCAATACACCAATGAAACGACCTGGACAACCAAGTGAATTAGGACCCGCGTATGTATATCTCGCAAGTGAAGACTCTAGCTATATGTCTGGACAAACCCTCCATATAAATGGCGGTAAAGTCGTAAATGGTTAG
- the yppF gene encoding YppF family protein: MLNKLLDTFETEHKYAPLTLDHLLDFYQKKYIQGKIDIRRYYEIYQCLHQQGAVSSHEYQYS; the protein is encoded by the coding sequence ATGCTTAATAAACTATTGGATACTTTCGAAACAGAACATAAATATGCACCCCTTACGTTAGATCATTTGTTAGATTTTTATCAAAAGAAATACATTCAAGGCAAAATTGATATAAGACGATATTATGAAATATATCAATGCTTACATCAACAAGGTGCTGTATCGTCACACGAATATCAATATTCATAA
- a CDS encoding DegV family protein yields MAITILTDSACDLSKKYYNENNIEMIPLTVHLDNEEFEDGRTINPKTVYEAMRNGKSPKTSQASAQDFKDIFTKHAEENQSLIYIAFSSELSGTYQSAKMMELEVKETYPDADIYVIDSKCASFGHGLVVLEAAKLANNGATVNEIIEKVDYHAKHMEHIFTVDDLEYLYRGGRVSKTAAFVGGLLKIKPLLHVEDGKLIPLEKIRGSKKVLQRMVDVMESRGQDFENQTIGISHGDDLSRAEQLSEMIQEKFNVAKENIIIEMVGSAIGSHSGPGTLALFFLNTNK; encoded by the coding sequence ATGGCGATAACAATATTAACTGATAGTGCTTGTGACTTGTCAAAGAAATATTATAACGAAAACAACATTGAAATGATACCATTAACTGTTCATCTAGACAATGAAGAGTTTGAAGATGGCCGTACCATCAATCCAAAAACCGTCTATGAAGCGATGCGAAATGGTAAATCACCAAAAACATCACAGGCTTCTGCACAAGATTTTAAAGATATATTTACAAAACATGCTGAAGAGAATCAATCATTAATTTATATTGCTTTTTCTTCAGAACTTTCTGGAACTTACCAATCTGCTAAAATGATGGAATTGGAAGTAAAAGAGACGTATCCAGATGCGGATATATATGTAATCGATTCAAAATGCGCATCATTTGGACATGGTTTAGTAGTCCTAGAAGCTGCAAAGTTAGCTAATAATGGTGCTACTGTAAATGAAATCATTGAAAAGGTTGATTATCATGCAAAACATATGGAACATATATTTACAGTGGATGATTTAGAATACTTATATCGTGGCGGTCGTGTAAGTAAAACTGCAGCCTTTGTAGGAGGTTTATTAAAAATAAAGCCCCTTCTTCATGTTGAAGATGGAAAACTTATACCTCTAGAAAAAATTCGGGGATCGAAAAAAGTACTTCAACGCATGGTTGATGTCATGGAATCCCGAGGTCAAGACTTTGAAAATCAAACAATTGGAATTAGCCACGGTGATGATCTCTCTCGTGCTGAACAATTATCAGAAATGATACAAGAAAAATTTAACGTAGCAAAAGAGAATATTATAATTGAAATGGTAGGATCTGCAATTGGTTCTCACTCAGGTCCAGGTACACTGGCATTATTTTTCTTAAATACAAATAAATAG
- a CDS encoding YitT family protein encodes MFLMEAKRVAIVIIGALLNAISLNFFLIEANVYASGFTGAAQLLSSIFNDFLGVGLSTGILLAILNIPVLIMGWYKVGKGFTIYSLISVFFSTVFLEIIPLVEISGDIILNAVFGGVIAGIGVGITLKIGASTGGMDIVAMILSRLKDKPIGNYFLIMNTFIIAIAGIMYLPENALYTMLTLYVTTRVIDAIHTRYEKVTAMIVTKKTDELQEAIHKTMVRGITILPAKGAYTKADKSLMYLVVTRYELYDLERIINEVDPNAFTNIVETAGVYGFFRRD; translated from the coding sequence ATGTTCTTAATGGAAGCAAAAAGAGTTGCTATTGTTATAATTGGTGCATTATTAAATGCTATATCATTAAATTTCTTTCTCATTGAGGCTAATGTATATGCGAGTGGATTTACGGGTGCTGCACAGCTATTATCTAGTATATTTAACGATTTTCTAGGCGTTGGGTTATCTACAGGTATATTACTAGCTATCTTAAATATTCCCGTATTAATCATGGGCTGGTATAAAGTCGGAAAAGGTTTTACAATATATAGTTTAATTTCGGTGTTTTTCTCTACAGTATTTCTTGAAATTATTCCATTAGTAGAAATATCTGGCGACATTATTCTAAATGCTGTATTTGGTGGTGTAATAGCTGGTATCGGTGTTGGTATAACACTTAAAATTGGTGCATCTACCGGTGGGATGGATATTGTAGCCATGATCCTGTCGCGATTAAAAGATAAGCCGATCGGGAATTATTTCTTAATCATGAATACATTTATTATTGCAATTGCAGGTATTATGTATTTGCCAGAAAATGCGTTATACACTATGCTAACACTATATGTTACTACACGGGTAATTGATGCGATTCATACACGTTATGAGAAAGTTACAGCAATGATTGTTACGAAGAAAACAGATGAACTTCAAGAAGCCATTCATAAGACGATGGTTCGTGGAATTACCATTCTTCCTGCGAAGGGTGCCTATACGAAGGCAGATAAAAGCTTAATGTATTTAGTTGTTACTCGTTATGAATTATATGACCTAGAGAGAATCATTAATGAAGTAGATCCAAATGCTTTCACAAACATAGTGGAAACGGCAGGTGTGTATGGCTTCTTTAGAAGAGACTAA
- a CDS encoding NifU N-terminal domain-containing protein, producing MGVHISATPNPNAMKYTSEKVIFEGTNSISVMPGNTSEYEILNELMKLEEVDNVFGYQNFITVNKQFDAEWESLNPKVEELFVKYGY from the coding sequence ATGGGAGTACATATCTCAGCAACACCGAATCCAAATGCCATGAAATATACCTCAGAAAAAGTTATCTTTGAAGGTACTAATAGTATTTCAGTAATGCCTGGAAATACGAGTGAATATGAAATCTTAAATGAACTAATGAAATTAGAAGAAGTTGATAATGTTTTTGGTTACCAAAATTTTATTACTGTGAACAAACAGTTTGATGCTGAATGGGAAAGCCTTAATCCAAAAGTGGAAGAACTTTTCGTGAAATACGGTTATTAA
- a CDS encoding DUF3813 family protein, with the protein MENNLYQKAKNAVTNMLSNQGSSAEQQQAAKQAIEAAYQEASPEERQQLQQLEQQLQQHNQLK; encoded by the coding sequence TTGGAAAATAACCTTTATCAAAAGGCGAAAAATGCTGTAACTAATATGTTAAGTAATCAAGGATCTAGTGCTGAGCAGCAACAAGCTGCAAAACAAGCTATTGAAGCAGCCTATCAAGAAGCTTCTCCAGAAGAAAGACAACAACTTCAACAACTTGAACAGCAATTGCAACAGCATAATCAATTAAAATAA